The proteins below come from a single Kosmotoga arenicorallina S304 genomic window:
- a CDS encoding transposase, with protein sequence MQQIAEKLSTEEKMAIILEGLRREKNVSQICREHGISQAQYYKWRDRFLEGAKEGLENGKKSRVKQLEEKNGRAREGNRETDNRH encoded by the coding sequence GTGCAGCAAATTGCGGAGAAACTCTCGACAGAAGAAAAGATGGCAATAATTCTAGAAGGGCTTCGTCGAGAAAAGAATGTTTCTCAAATCTGCAGAGAACACGGAATTTCACAAGCTCAGTATTACAAATGGCGTGATAGGTTTCTCGAAGGAGCCAAAGAAGGCTTGGAAAACGGGAAGAAATCCAGGGTAAAGCAGCTCGAAGAAAAAAATGGAAGAGCTCGAGAAGGTAATCGGGAAACAGACAATCGTCATTGA
- a CDS encoding IS3 family transposase — translation MKISRSTYYYKSKGYSRRTNDEEILKEIEELKREHPYWGYRRIWAMLRKKGNKLNQKRV, via the coding sequence TTGAAAATCAGCCGGAGCACGTATTACTACAAGTCTAAGGGATACAGTCGAAGAACGAATGATGAAGAAATACTCAAAGAAATAGAAGAACTCAAAAGAGAACATCCTTACTGGGGATATCGTCGAATCTGGGCGATGTTGAGAAAAAAAGGCAATAAACTTAACCAAAAGAGGGTATAG